The Cloeon dipterum chromosome X, ieCloDipt1.1, whole genome shotgun sequence genome includes a window with the following:
- the LOC135946503 gene encoding uncharacterized protein LOC135946503: protein MAKRSLFLLFAAYLVLTCGANSTEETPEDAEVTTIKSPYVPAREPPPPSPTTTTTTKKVAPTTEAVDTTKPVIVMAKSASFRPSPQIESRSDTFTGNEPTYNVVLGSSLPEESAEAPPLLPKVRLHNQLPIAPPQLPKQVQRPQQSVAASGTRNLYVPYGLAAPVNVKQPIIRTPVVRRVPIETLKRPVRHPGPRPAIRPPQKPHLIYSKPPPEVVYYGNEPPPLDYEPPAIYRSRHRPSPSAYYSKPIPPEDEEDIMNILDHYIPDEDPYQVQKKEGSSGGISRFMFPMMLMGMTVNLFSFMYNFLLRRRRRRRRDLGGQTEENDEPQVLQFVLDALERFAAEEEKQ from the exons atggCTAAAAGATCGTTATTTCTACTATTTGCTGCGTACCTGGTGCTGACCTGTGGCGCCAATTCGACCGAAGAGACTCCTGAAGATGCCGAGGTGACAACCATCAAAAGCCCGTACGTGCCGGCCCGCGAGCCGCCACCACCAAGccccaccaccaccaccaccaccaaaAAAGTGGCACCAACCACGGAGGCCGTGGACACAACCAAACCGGTCATCGTGATGGCCAAAAGTGCCTCCTTCCGCCCCTCACCCCAAATCGAGTCTCGATCAGACACATTCACTGGCAACGAGCCCACCTACAACGTCGTGCTGGGTTCCTCACTTCCTGAGGAGTCCGCTGAGGCTCCCCCTCTGCTGCCCAAAGTCCGCCTTCACAATCAGCTGCCCATAGCCCCTCCTCAGCTGCCAAAACAGGTGCAAAGGCCGCAGCAATCCGTGGCAGCAAGCGGCACTCGCAACCTGTACGTGCCTTACGGCCTGGCGGCACCCGTCAATGTCAAGCAGCCTATTATCAGGACTCCGGTGGTTCGTCGTGTGCCAATTGAGACTTTGAAGCGGCCAGTGAGGCATCCTGGACCCCGACCAGCAATCAGACCACCTCAGAAGCCGCACCTGATTTACTCCAAACCACCACCAGAG GTGGTCTACTATGGCAACGAGCCTCCTCCTCTTGACTACGAGCCACCAGCAATTTACCGATCGCGACACCGTCCCTCGCCCTCAGCCTACTATTCGAAGCCAATCCCGCCAGAAGACGAGGAAGACATCATGAACATCCTGGACCACTACATCCCCGATGAAGACCCCTATCAAGTCCAAAAGAAAGAAGGGTCGTCCGGGGGCATATCGCGATTCATGTTTCCCATGATGCTGATGGGAATGACCGTCAATCTCTTCTCGTTCATGTACAACTTCTTGCTACGGCGCcgacgccgacgccgccgcgaCCTCGGAGGACAAACTGAGGAGAACGATGAGCCGCAAGTTCTGCAATTTGTGCTCGATGCTCTCGAAAGGTTTGCTGCTGAAGAGGAGAAGCAATGA